One segment of Thermococcus sp. AM4 DNA contains the following:
- a CDS encoding cation diffusion facilitator family transporter: MEEIYKPIWVSIIGNVLLAVIKLIVGFLYSSIALISDGVHSLSDVVTSVAGYFGIKVASKPPDKDHPFGHSRFEPLVAFLIGEALLVVAYEIGKDSLLRLLHGETIEVNSVMLGVTIVSILAKELMFRYSVYVGRKLNSQILIADAYHHRSDVLSSVAVLIGLGLQKFGFQYGDALAGLIVAVFLVKVSLEIILENVGYLTGRAPPFEICEEIKRRALSVPNVLGIHDLRAHYVGSKLHVELHVEVPPNLSLKEAHDVSEEVKKRIEEIPEVDRVFVHVDIKGVTK, encoded by the coding sequence ATGGAGGAGATTTACAAGCCCATATGGGTCAGCATAATCGGCAACGTCCTCCTCGCGGTCATAAAGCTCATCGTCGGTTTTCTCTACTCGAGCATAGCTCTTATCTCGGACGGCGTTCACTCCCTCAGCGACGTAGTCACGAGCGTCGCCGGCTACTTCGGCATAAAGGTGGCGTCAAAACCTCCTGATAAAGACCACCCCTTCGGTCACTCCCGCTTCGAGCCGCTGGTGGCCTTCCTCATCGGTGAGGCCCTGCTCGTCGTTGCCTATGAAATCGGAAAGGACTCCCTCCTGAGGCTCCTCCACGGCGAGACGATAGAAGTGAACTCGGTGATGCTCGGGGTTACAATCGTTTCAATCCTCGCGAAGGAACTGATGTTCCGCTACTCCGTCTACGTGGGCAGGAAGCTCAACAGTCAAATCCTTATCGCCGACGCCTATCATCACAGGAGCGACGTTTTGAGCAGTGTCGCCGTCTTAATCGGCCTCGGCCTCCAGAAGTTCGGCTTCCAGTACGGTGACGCTTTGGCCGGCCTCATCGTCGCGGTCTTCCTCGTTAAGGTTTCGCTTGAGATAATCCTCGAGAACGTCGGCTACCTGACCGGACGGGCACCTCCCTTCGAGATCTGCGAGGAAATCAAGAGGCGCGCTCTAAGCGTCCCTAACGTCCTCGGAATCCACGATTTGAGGGCCCACTACGTTGGGAGTAAACTCCACGTTGAGCTACACGTCGAGGTTCCGCCGAACCTGTCCCTGAAAGAAGCCCACGACGTCAGCGAAGAGGTGAAAAAGAGGATAGAGGAAATCCCCGAAGTGGATAGGGTCTTCGTCCACGTGGACATCAAGGGGGTTACTAAGTAG
- a CDS encoding type II toxin-antitoxin system VapC family toxin produces MDGLGAFVDTNVIIEHLAGNIDLLEIREKFILYTNSIVFSETLMVYLRALTGERAYTLKHNPELIKGHESELREFLTFFELFRELEINRSIETLAVEYMVKYGLLPNDAIILATCKFYGIKYLISLDSDFEGACEGEGIRLLRSSEEIIDVLKE; encoded by the coding sequence ATGGACGGTTTAGGGGCATTCGTTGATACAAACGTGATTATAGAACATTTGGCAGGCAATATAGATCTCCTGGAGATACGAGAAAAGTTCATTTTATACACAAACAGCATCGTTTTCAGCGAGACCCTCATGGTTTACCTGAGGGCACTGACAGGGGAAAGGGCGTACACACTCAAGCATAATCCGGAACTCATCAAAGGCCACGAATCCGAACTCAGGGAATTTTTGACGTTCTTCGAGCTTTTCAGGGAGCTTGAAATAAACAGGAGCATCGAAACGCTTGCCGTGGAATACATGGTCAAATACGGGCTTCTCCCCAACGACGCGATAATCCTGGCCACCTGCAAGTTCTACGGGATTAAGTACCTAATCTCCCTCGACAGTGATTTTGAAGGAGCATGTGAAGGGGAAGGAATTAGACTCCTGAGATCTTCCGAAGAAATTATAGATGTTCTTAAAGAATAG
- a CDS encoding alpha-amylase/4-alpha-glucanotransferase domain-containing protein — protein MVKFIFGIHNHQPLGNFGWVFESAYEKAYGPFMETLEDYPGMKVAAHYSGPLLEWLLENRPEHIDLLKSLIRKGQLEIVVAGFYEPVLASIPKEDRIEQINLLKDFARKLGYEAKGVWLTERVWQPELVKSLRQAGIEYVIVDDYHFMSAGLPKESLYWPYYTEDGGEVIAVFPIDERLRYLIPFRPVEKTLDYLHSLDDGDESKVAVFHDDGEKFGVWPGTYEWVHERGWLREFFDTVSSDERIILTLYSEYLEQFRPRGLVYLPIASYFEMSEWSLPAEQAKLFVEFVEELKRENKFDRYRVFVRGGIWKNFFFKYPESNYMHKRMLMVSKLVRDLPEARRFILKAQCNDAYWHGVFGGIYLPHLRRAVWENIIRANTFVSTGSFVRDIDFDGREEVFLENEAFYAVFKPSYGGALFELSSKGKAVNYNDVLARRWEHYHEVPESATPEDESGEGVASIHEVGRKIPEEIKRELAYDSYMRAILQDHFLSPDATLDDYYLARHIELGDFLTGAYDFSTFDGGITLERDGTVLGAPVRVEKSFRLTEDGFIVDYTVRGEAKALFGVELNLAVHSVMESPEEFEAESFEVNDPYGIGKLEIELDKRVRVWKYPIKTLSQSESGWDFIQQGVSYTVLFPLEGELKFRLRFREL, from the coding sequence ATGGTCAAGTTCATCTTCGGGATACACAATCACCAGCCCCTCGGAAACTTCGGCTGGGTTTTTGAGAGCGCCTACGAAAAGGCCTACGGGCCCTTCATGGAGACGCTTGAGGATTACCCGGGGATGAAGGTCGCCGCTCATTACTCCGGTCCCCTCCTTGAGTGGCTCCTTGAGAACCGGCCCGAACACATCGACCTTCTCAAAAGCCTCATCAGGAAGGGGCAGCTCGAAATCGTCGTGGCAGGCTTCTACGAGCCAGTTCTGGCTTCCATCCCCAAGGAGGACAGGATAGAGCAGATCAACCTCCTCAAGGACTTCGCGAGGAAACTCGGCTACGAGGCAAAGGGCGTATGGCTCACAGAGAGGGTCTGGCAGCCTGAGCTCGTCAAGAGCCTCCGCCAGGCCGGTATTGAGTACGTCATCGTTGATGACTACCACTTCATGAGCGCCGGTCTGCCGAAGGAGAGCCTCTACTGGCCCTACTACACCGAGGACGGCGGCGAGGTCATAGCGGTTTTTCCAATAGACGAGAGGCTGCGCTATTTGATACCGTTCCGCCCCGTTGAGAAAACGCTGGATTACCTCCACTCCCTCGACGATGGGGACGAGAGCAAGGTCGCTGTTTTCCACGACGACGGCGAGAAGTTCGGCGTCTGGCCCGGGACCTACGAGTGGGTTCACGAGAGGGGCTGGCTCAGGGAGTTCTTTGACACCGTTTCGAGCGACGAGAGAATTATCCTTACCCTCTACTCCGAGTACCTGGAGCAGTTCAGGCCGAGGGGCCTCGTCTACCTGCCGATAGCTTCCTACTTTGAGATGAGCGAGTGGTCCCTTCCGGCGGAGCAGGCGAAGCTCTTCGTCGAGTTCGTCGAGGAGCTCAAGCGGGAGAACAAGTTCGACCGCTACCGCGTCTTCGTTCGCGGTGGAATCTGGAAGAACTTCTTCTTCAAGTATCCAGAGAGCAACTACATGCACAAGAGGATGCTGATGGTTAGTAAACTCGTGAGAGACCTTCCGGAGGCGAGGCGCTTTATTCTCAAGGCCCAGTGCAACGACGCCTACTGGCACGGCGTCTTCGGCGGAATCTACCTCCCGCACCTCCGCAGGGCGGTATGGGAGAACATCATAAGGGCCAACACCTTCGTTTCCACTGGAAGCTTCGTCAGGGACATTGACTTCGACGGCAGGGAGGAGGTCTTCCTCGAAAACGAGGCCTTTTACGCGGTCTTCAAACCGAGTTACGGCGGGGCCCTCTTCGAGCTCAGCTCAAAGGGGAAGGCGGTCAACTACAACGACGTGCTCGCGAGGAGATGGGAGCACTACCACGAGGTTCCTGAGTCAGCAACCCCCGAGGACGAAAGCGGGGAGGGAGTGGCGAGCATCCACGAGGTTGGAAGGAAGATTCCGGAGGAGATAAAACGCGAGCTGGCCTACGACAGTTATATGAGGGCAATCCTGCAGGATCACTTCCTGAGTCCCGACGCAACCCTCGATGATTACTATCTCGCCCGCCACATCGAGCTCGGCGACTTCCTTACCGGCGCTTACGACTTCTCGACCTTCGACGGGGGAATCACCCTCGAGCGCGATGGAACTGTCCTGGGCGCCCCGGTTAGGGTCGAGAAATCCTTCCGCCTCACGGAGGACGGCTTCATCGTCGACTACACCGTCAGGGGCGAAGCAAAGGCTCTCTTTGGCGTCGAGCTCAACTTGGCGGTTCACAGCGTCATGGAAAGTCCAGAAGAGTTCGAGGCTGAGAGCTTCGAGGTGAACGATCCCTACGGGATTGGAAAGCTTGAAATCGAGCTGGATAAAAGGGTGAGGGTGTGGAAGTATCCGATAAAGACCCTCAGCCAGAGCGAGAGCGGCTGGGACTTTATCCAGCAGGGCGTCAGCTATACCGTTCTCTTCCCTCTTGAGGGGGAGCTGAAGTTCAGGCTCCGCTTTAGGGAGCTCTGA
- a CDS encoding diacylglycerol/polyprenol kinase family protein, translating into MNTSLRSELKRKALHLTGLVVPALYLLTDREFTLTFIATAFAIFVVLEPFRIIEELRDRIKLRLRLINPDVVTGIEVLERHVMDIEREHERWGVAAHIYFTLASLIVVYFFSENVAIAAVSVATLGDAMAAIIGKNFGRHRFPNGKSLEGSLAYFLSGLLVIYPLLGVKLAVAGALVGTLVEFYGLPPDDNFSNQVCVAFSLYLFSLL; encoded by the coding sequence GTGAACACGAGCTTAAGAAGCGAGCTGAAGCGTAAGGCCCTCCACCTCACCGGCCTTGTTGTACCGGCACTGTACCTCCTGACCGACAGGGAGTTCACGCTCACCTTCATAGCTACCGCCTTCGCGATATTCGTCGTCCTCGAACCCTTCAGGATAATCGAGGAGCTCAGGGACAGGATAAAGCTGAGGCTCAGGCTGATTAACCCCGACGTTGTTACTGGCATTGAGGTTCTTGAGCGGCACGTGATGGACATAGAGCGCGAGCACGAGCGCTGGGGCGTTGCGGCCCATATCTACTTCACCCTCGCCTCCCTCATCGTGGTTTACTTCTTCAGCGAGAACGTGGCGATAGCGGCCGTCTCGGTGGCTACCCTCGGGGACGCAATGGCCGCGATAATCGGGAAGAACTTCGGCAGGCACAGGTTCCCCAACGGCAAGAGCCTCGAGGGCAGCCTTGCCTACTTCCTCAGCGGGCTGCTCGTGATATACCCCCTTCTCGGCGTTAAGCTCGCGGTAGCGGGTGCCCTCGTGGGGACTCTCGTCGAGTTCTACGGCCTGCCCCCCGACGACAACTTTTCAAACCAGGTCTGCGTGGCGTTCTCGCTCTACCTATTCTCCCTGCTCTGA
- a CDS encoding ATP-binding protein — translation MILKFIDREEELKALEELYSQDRAHFVLIYGRRRIGKTELVKQFIKGKKAFYFLARKEPMELELERLVKNFNRKFNVFIEAKTLEEFFEKVTAFGKLVFVIDEFPYWVEEDKSIPSVFQYIWDEVLKDSRIMLILLGSSISTMESLMSYKNPLYGRRTAQIKLSTLGFFHLKEAFPRYSWEELVKVYGTIDGIPAYMHYYDDSISVEENVERNFYRRVSVLYEDAERLLKDELREPTVYLNILKAINDGKTKLTEIANETRVAVTNLPKYLKTLETLDLVYKEFPVTVRERKRFGVYRVKDFYYRFWLRFVYPYRDDIEIGAISFEDFREDFNRYLGEVFERVGKEFLIRLNRKGVLPFRFTKIGRWWDRGEEIDLVALNSLSGEAGFFEVKWKDMSARDAEKVLKRLEKKSAKLGPRGEKHYGIIARGIEGKEELQEMGYLVFDLSDFEKAT, via the coding sequence ATGATATTAAAATTCATCGACCGTGAGGAAGAGCTGAAGGCCCTTGAGGAGCTCTACAGCCAAGACAGGGCGCACTTCGTCCTCATCTACGGCAGGAGACGAATTGGAAAAACGGAGCTCGTCAAACAGTTCATAAAGGGTAAGAAAGCCTTCTACTTCCTCGCAAGGAAGGAACCGATGGAGCTCGAGCTTGAGAGGCTCGTGAAAAACTTCAACAGGAAGTTTAACGTTTTCATCGAAGCAAAAACTCTGGAGGAGTTCTTTGAGAAAGTTACTGCCTTTGGAAAGCTCGTTTTTGTTATAGACGAGTTCCCGTACTGGGTCGAGGAAGATAAGTCAATACCCTCTGTCTTTCAGTACATCTGGGATGAGGTTCTCAAGGATTCGAGGATAATGCTGATTCTCCTTGGCTCGTCAATCTCAACGATGGAGAGCCTGATGAGCTACAAAAACCCGCTCTACGGGAGGAGAACCGCCCAGATTAAGCTCTCAACTCTGGGGTTCTTCCATCTGAAGGAAGCGTTTCCCCGCTACTCATGGGAGGAGCTGGTCAAGGTCTACGGCACGATAGACGGAATCCCAGCATACATGCACTACTACGACGATTCCATAAGCGTCGAGGAGAACGTGGAGCGCAACTTTTACAGGAGGGTCAGCGTTCTCTACGAGGACGCGGAGAGACTTCTGAAAGACGAGCTGAGGGAGCCAACCGTCTACCTCAACATCCTCAAGGCCATAAACGACGGGAAGACCAAGCTGACTGAAATCGCGAACGAGACCAGGGTTGCCGTTACGAACCTTCCAAAGTATCTAAAGACCCTTGAGACCCTCGATCTGGTTTACAAGGAGTTCCCTGTAACGGTGAGGGAAAGGAAGCGGTTCGGTGTTTACAGGGTCAAGGACTTCTACTACCGCTTCTGGCTCCGCTTTGTTTACCCCTACCGAGACGACATTGAGATTGGGGCAATAAGCTTCGAGGATTTTAGGGAGGATTTCAACAGGTATTTGGGTGAGGTCTTTGAGCGCGTTGGGAAGGAGTTTCTGATAAGACTGAACCGGAAGGGAGTTCTGCCATTCAGGTTCACGAAGATTGGAAGATGGTGGGACAGGGGAGAAGAAATCGACCTGGTAGCTCTGAACAGCCTGAGCGGTGAAGCCGGTTTCTTTGAAGTCAAGTGGAAGGATATGAGCGCGAGAGATGCAGAGAAGGTTCTCAAACGGCTTGAGAAAAAATCGGCCAAACTCGGCCCGAGGGGAGAAAAGCACTACGGCATTATCGCAAGAGGAATCGAAGGAAAAGAGGAACTCCAAGAAATGGGATATCTGGTCTTTGATTTAAGTGATTTTGAAAAAGCTACTTAG
- a CDS encoding cation:proton antiporter, with protein MDFLAAIAILLVTAKSLEWAFERVEIHPIIAHVLAGIVLGPFLLGVVEPSGDLNVLAEFGLIMMMLYMGLTSNFSAIAQNTKRAVLVAVLGVFASFVLGFLTVKFFGKPLSAAIFVGVTLGNTAIEVTSGVLVKERVKRVVSSILMGAAFADDILAVYLIGIVTAMAKGSLDVQAFGVLTVKIFSFIAIALLVSEVVFKKAEWFKNVVKNLNVFFTFTLILTFLLAIIAENVGLNQIIGAYLAGLMISRLRERKDPLIITRIKLNELIEDLEVVLTEFFMPLFFIYVGLMFNPPLNQVNLALIGGLYLSAVLGKLLGCGLGAKALGLSWNDSILIGIGMGGRGSLELAILTFGLDAGLIDQGLFASVIIVSMLTALTTPVFFKAYIKRQKLKSSS; from the coding sequence GTGGACTTCCTGGCGGCGATAGCTATTCTGCTCGTCACAGCTAAGAGCCTCGAATGGGCCTTCGAGAGGGTTGAGATACACCCCATAATAGCCCACGTGCTCGCGGGGATAGTGCTGGGTCCCTTCCTCCTGGGAGTCGTTGAGCCCAGCGGGGATCTCAACGTTCTCGCGGAGTTCGGGCTTATAATGATGATGCTCTACATGGGCCTCACGAGCAACTTCTCGGCCATAGCCCAGAACACGAAGAGGGCCGTCCTCGTGGCGGTGCTCGGGGTCTTCGCCTCCTTCGTCCTCGGCTTCCTGACGGTGAAGTTCTTCGGCAAACCCCTCTCCGCGGCGATCTTCGTCGGGGTAACCCTGGGAAACACGGCAATAGAGGTCACGAGCGGCGTTCTCGTGAAGGAGAGGGTAAAGCGCGTCGTCTCGTCGATACTCATGGGGGCTGCCTTTGCCGACGATATCCTCGCCGTTTACCTCATAGGCATAGTGACGGCCATGGCCAAGGGCAGCCTTGACGTCCAGGCCTTTGGAGTGCTGACGGTTAAGATATTCTCCTTCATAGCCATCGCCCTGCTCGTCTCGGAGGTCGTCTTCAAGAAGGCGGAATGGTTCAAGAACGTCGTAAAGAACCTCAACGTGTTCTTCACGTTCACCCTCATCCTCACCTTCCTGCTCGCGATAATAGCGGAGAACGTCGGGCTCAACCAGATAATCGGCGCCTACTTAGCGGGGCTCATGATAAGCAGGCTCCGCGAGAGGAAGGACCCGCTGATAATAACCCGCATAAAGCTCAACGAGCTCATAGAGGATCTCGAAGTTGTTCTGACCGAGTTCTTCATGCCGCTGTTCTTCATCTACGTCGGGCTGATGTTCAACCCGCCACTGAACCAGGTCAACCTCGCGCTCATAGGCGGCCTCTACCTCTCCGCCGTTCTCGGAAAGCTCCTCGGCTGCGGATTAGGTGCCAAAGCGCTCGGCCTGAGCTGGAACGACTCCATACTGATCGGAATAGGAATGGGCGGCAGGGGAAGCCTCGAACTGGCGATACTGACCTTCGGCCTCGACGCGGGGCTGATAGACCAGGGGCTCTTCGCGAGCGTCATAATAGTGTCGATGCTGACCGCTCTAACCACTCCAGTTTTCTTCAAGGCCTACATCAAAAGGCAAAAGCTTAAATCATCATCCTGA
- a CDS encoding DUF131 domain-containing protein: MRGETLVLTGIVLIFTGFLLVFIGTLISALGGDVEGGGVIMIGPIPIVFGTGRGATLAALLAVVLMVLWIIGALLARRG; encoded by the coding sequence ATGAGGGGAGAAACTCTCGTGCTGACGGGTATCGTGCTGATATTCACGGGCTTCCTGCTGGTATTCATCGGGACCCTGATCTCGGCCCTCGGAGGTGACGTCGAGGGCGGCGGGGTCATAATGATCGGCCCAATCCCGATAGTCTTCGGAACCGGGCGGGGGGCGACGCTGGCCGCTCTGCTGGCGGTCGTTCTGATGGTTCTCTGGATAATAGGGGCCCTGCTGGCAAGGAGGGGATGA
- a CDS encoding HAD family hydrolase, which yields MLVIVDLDDTLCTTWDAGKRVLLRVFAYLLRRGKFRMLKYLLLQSYRELEDVEVVHRMDVEGILEEVFRRVYGENRVEWFSEMLELVDRTFFSSLRLYPDALPFLRSLKGMGARIVLVTDSSSRWQRRKVEHLGIGDYLDGIIISGETGYSKLNPHNFRLALSMFPDDEVYVVGDRDETDMAGAKAIGATGILVRRGYFRRRRVRNADYIVGNLNEALEVIRREHELKKRAEA from the coding sequence ATGCTCGTAATAGTGGACCTCGATGACACCCTCTGCACAACATGGGATGCCGGAAAGAGGGTCCTTCTCCGGGTTTTCGCGTACCTCCTGAGGAGGGGCAAGTTCAGGATGCTGAAGTATCTGCTGCTTCAGAGTTACAGGGAGCTGGAGGACGTTGAGGTCGTGCACAGGATGGACGTTGAGGGTATCCTCGAGGAGGTTTTCAGAAGGGTGTACGGGGAAAATAGAGTTGAATGGTTCTCCGAGATGCTGGAGCTGGTTGACAGGACGTTTTTTTCCAGCCTCAGGCTTTATCCCGATGCACTTCCCTTCCTTAGGAGCCTTAAGGGGATGGGCGCCAGAATCGTCCTGGTTACGGATTCATCCTCCCGATGGCAGAGGAGAAAGGTGGAGCACCTCGGTATCGGGGACTACCTCGATGGCATAATAATCAGCGGCGAGACCGGTTACTCCAAGCTGAACCCCCACAACTTCAGGCTGGCCCTCTCGATGTTTCCGGACGATGAGGTCTACGTGGTTGGTGACAGGGACGAAACGGACATGGCCGGAGCCAAGGCCATCGGGGCAACCGGGATACTGGTGAGGAGGGGCTACTTTCGGCGCAGGCGGGTCAGAAACGCCGATTACATCGTCGGGAACCTGAACGAGGCGCTGGAGGTGATAAGGCGTGAACACGAGCTTAAGAAGCGAGCTGAAGCGTAA
- the mfnA gene encoding tyrosine decarboxylase MfnA, giving the protein MFPERGMDEEEVLDELRQKTREDLTFDSGKILGSMCTNPHPFAVKIITEFIDRNLGDPGLHVGSRKIEEEAVDMLSNLLGLEKGYGHIVSGGTEANILAVRAFRNLAEVEKPELILPKSAHFSFIKAGEMLGVKLVWAELNDDYTVNVRDVEGKITDSTIGIVGIAGTTGLGVVDDIPALSDLSLDYGLPLHVDAAFGGFVIPFAKALGYDIPDFDFRLKGVKSVTIDPHKMGMVPIPAGGIIFREKRYMDAISVLAPYLAGGRIWQATITGTRPGANALAVWAMIKHLGFQGYKEIVRKAMELSRWFAGELKKIPGVYLIREPVLNIVSFGTENLEWVEEELKRRGWGISAHRGYIRIVLMPHVRREHLEEFLGDLGEIVRKA; this is encoded by the coding sequence ATGTTTCCAGAGAGGGGCATGGACGAGGAGGAAGTGCTCGACGAGTTAAGACAAAAGACGAGAGAGGATCTTACCTTCGACTCGGGGAAGATACTCGGCTCGATGTGCACCAATCCCCATCCCTTCGCCGTTAAAATCATCACAGAGTTCATAGACAGAAACCTCGGGGACCCGGGGCTTCACGTTGGAAGCAGGAAAATCGAGGAAGAGGCCGTTGACATGCTCTCCAACCTCCTCGGCCTTGAGAAGGGCTACGGACACATAGTTTCCGGCGGGACGGAGGCGAATATCCTAGCGGTGAGGGCCTTCCGCAACTTGGCGGAGGTGGAGAAACCGGAGCTGATTCTTCCGAAAAGCGCCCACTTCTCCTTCATCAAGGCCGGCGAGATGCTGGGAGTTAAGCTCGTCTGGGCGGAGCTGAACGATGATTACACCGTCAACGTGAGGGACGTTGAGGGGAAGATTACGGACAGCACGATAGGCATCGTCGGCATAGCGGGAACGACGGGCCTCGGGGTGGTTGACGACATACCGGCTTTGAGCGATTTGTCTCTGGACTACGGGCTCCCGCTCCACGTAGATGCGGCGTTTGGCGGTTTCGTCATTCCCTTTGCTAAGGCTTTAGGCTACGATATCCCGGACTTTGACTTTCGCTTAAAGGGCGTGAAGAGCGTAACCATAGACCCCCACAAGATGGGCATGGTGCCGATTCCAGCGGGCGGGATAATCTTCCGGGAGAAGAGGTACATGGACGCGATAAGCGTTTTGGCCCCTTACTTAGCCGGAGGAAGGATATGGCAGGCTACCATAACTGGAACGCGGCCCGGGGCAAACGCTCTCGCCGTGTGGGCGATGATCAAGCACCTCGGCTTCCAGGGCTACAAGGAAATCGTCAGAAAGGCCATGGAGCTGAGCCGGTGGTTTGCGGGGGAGCTGAAGAAGATACCCGGCGTTTACCTCATACGCGAGCCGGTTCTCAACATCGTCTCCTTCGGCACTGAGAACCTTGAGTGGGTCGAGGAGGAGCTGAAGAGGAGGGGCTGGGGGATAAGCGCGCACAGGGGCTACATCAGAATTGTTCTCATGCCCCACGTGAGGCGGGAGCACCTGGAGGAGTTTTTGGGGGATTTGGGGGAGATTGTGCGAAAGGCTTAA